A genomic segment from Pollutimonas thiosulfatoxidans encodes:
- a CDS encoding YdgA family protein: protein MRKSTGLVGVVAIVAIAWVGATWYVGTRAQQTIEDVVAQANERLTEVSVPASGTSLEIVSYDRGWFSSQVVYTLHMKDADGAARALTMQDHLHHGPFPWSAVQSGKFAPMLAHSKAHVVATPATQAWVDSQQGGSPLTIETQVGFGGSGHSTWTFAPVDMMDEGDALRFSGGQLLVDFTDDFKSNQATGQFASLLLTNEEMAERLELKDLQVKSSTQSSNNDTVTVQSQATVAAFTLDEGDDSPVVINDMAIHFDSVQTGKLLDGTLRYDFGQVAVGEFALGSVSIGGKVLQLDMEALRLLAMEYDAIQASLGDNDDESAVVLSNEQEARLQERLQAVLASSPVFSIEPFVWKNDQGETRGSLQASLAQPAADGKQSVDLMLAQMLRQLKLDLAISRPMLIQAFGQSQGSADERARMEMMGAMVYDQYMGRLEQAGLVQQRDGTAILDLHYEDQVVTVNGQAMPVAEFMQRALSVVM from the coding sequence ATGCGAAAAAGTACAGGGCTGGTCGGTGTTGTGGCGATTGTGGCGATCGCCTGGGTGGGCGCCACCTGGTATGTGGGTACACGAGCCCAGCAAACCATAGAAGATGTCGTGGCCCAGGCCAACGAGCGCCTTACCGAGGTGTCGGTTCCAGCCAGTGGGACAAGCTTGGAGATTGTCAGCTACGATCGCGGCTGGTTCTCGTCCCAGGTGGTCTATACCTTGCACATGAAGGACGCCGACGGCGCAGCCAGGGCGCTGACCATGCAGGACCACTTGCATCACGGTCCATTTCCGTGGTCAGCAGTGCAATCGGGCAAGTTTGCACCCATGCTGGCCCACAGCAAGGCCCACGTCGTCGCCACGCCTGCAACACAGGCTTGGGTCGACAGCCAGCAGGGCGGTTCGCCATTAACGATAGAAACCCAAGTTGGCTTTGGCGGATCCGGACACTCCACCTGGACGTTTGCGCCGGTCGACATGATGGATGAGGGCGATGCCCTGCGCTTTAGCGGCGGCCAATTGCTGGTCGACTTTACCGATGACTTCAAAAGCAACCAGGCCACTGGGCAATTTGCTTCGCTGCTTCTGACCAATGAAGAGATGGCCGAAAGGCTCGAGCTTAAAGATCTGCAGGTCAAAAGTTCCACCCAGTCCAGCAATAACGATACGGTAACGGTGCAAAGCCAGGCCACGGTGGCGGCCTTCACCCTGGACGAGGGCGACGATAGCCCGGTCGTGATCAACGACATGGCCATCCATTTCGATAGTGTCCAGACGGGCAAGCTGCTGGACGGCACCTTGCGCTACGACTTCGGTCAAGTGGCGGTGGGCGAGTTCGCACTGGGCAGCGTCTCGATAGGCGGCAAGGTGCTGCAACTGGACATGGAGGCCTTAAGGCTATTGGCCATGGAATACGACGCCATCCAGGCCAGCCTGGGCGACAACGACGATGAAAGCGCCGTCGTACTGAGCAACGAGCAAGAGGCGCGTCTGCAGGAAAGGCTGCAGGCAGTATTGGCGTCCAGTCCGGTATTTTCGATCGAGCCCTTCGTCTGGAAGAACGACCAGGGTGAGACCCGTGGCAGCCTTCAGGCCAGTCTTGCCCAGCCAGCGGCCGACGGCAAGCAAAGCGTCGACCTCATGCTTGCCCAAATGCTGCGTCAACTCAAGCTCGATCTGGCGATATCCCGGCCCATGCTGATCCAGGCATTTGGGCAATCCCAGGGCAGCGCAGACGAGCGTGCCCGGATGGAGATGATGGGCGCCATGGTTTACGACCAGTATATGGGGCGCTTGGAGCAGGCTGGGTTGGTGCAGCAGCGCGATGGCACGGCCATTTTGGACTTGCACTACGAGGACCAGGTGGTTACTGTCAATGGACAAGCGATGCCGGTGGCTGAATTCATGCAGAGAGCGTTAAGTGTCGTGATGTAG
- a CDS encoding 2-hydroxychromene-2-carboxylate isomerase, with amino-acid sequence MTAPIEFYFEFSSPYGYFASTQVEKLAAEFGRSVNWHPILLGPMFKAMGSQPLTDIPLKGDYARRDFARTAALFDIPYDHPDPFPIATVSAARAVLYVRQHDQQKSVELTKRLYAAYFSEQQNISGTDVVLAIADSIGLNVQDLAEGIGQDSTKAMLRDEVDTAMQRGVFGSPFLIVDGEPFWGFDRFDHIRRWLAR; translated from the coding sequence ATGACAGCGCCCATCGAGTTTTACTTCGAATTTTCTTCGCCCTATGGGTATTTTGCGAGCACCCAGGTAGAAAAACTGGCGGCCGAGTTCGGACGCTCGGTCAACTGGCACCCGATATTGCTGGGCCCCATGTTCAAGGCCATGGGCTCCCAGCCACTTACCGACATCCCCTTAAAGGGCGATTACGCGCGACGCGACTTCGCCCGTACCGCGGCCTTGTTCGATATACCGTACGACCACCCGGACCCCTTCCCCATTGCCACGGTCAGCGCGGCTCGCGCGGTGCTGTATGTGCGACAACACGACCAGCAAAAGTCGGTGGAATTGACCAAGCGCCTATACGCAGCGTATTTCTCCGAACAGCAAAATATCTCTGGTACTGATGTGGTTCTGGCCATTGCTGACTCGATCGGACTGAACGTACAGGATCTTGCCGAAGGCATAGGCCAGGACAGCACCAAGGCCATGCTTAGAGACGAGGTCGACACTGCCATGCAGCGCGGCGTGTTCGGCTCACCCTTCCTGATTGTGGATGGCGAACCGTTCTGGGGTTTTGACCGGTTCGACCACATTCGCAGATGGCTTGCGCGCTAG
- a CDS encoding DUF4168 domain-containing protein has protein sequence MQKPILTAVAAGLLTLGLAAGSASAQQAPAQAQPAAPMNVPTPDYSNAQLERFVSASKKVAMISQEYTPKLEASTDDATKNKVFQEADAKMVKAVHEEGMTVDQFNGINMALQRDPELIKRVQEVAK, from the coding sequence ATGCAGAAACCGATACTCACCGCCGTAGCAGCAGGTTTATTGACATTGGGACTGGCCGCAGGCAGCGCGTCGGCACAGCAAGCCCCCGCACAGGCTCAGCCCGCAGCGCCCATGAACGTCCCGACACCGGACTATTCGAACGCGCAGCTGGAGCGATTCGTCAGCGCCTCGAAGAAGGTCGCCATGATCTCCCAGGAGTACACGCCCAAGCTGGAGGCCTCAACCGACGACGCCACCAAGAACAAGGTCTTCCAGGAAGCCGACGCAAAGATGGTGAAGGCGGTACATGAAGAAGGCATGACCGTGGATCAGTTCAATGGCATCAATATGGCTTTGCAGCGTGATCCCGAGTTGATCAAGCGTGTGCAGGAAGTCGCCAAATAA
- the maiA gene encoding maleylacetoacetate isomerase: MKLYSYFRSSAAYRVRIALNLKGIAYETVPVHLMKDGGQQLMADYRSLNPTALVPTLVDDDLAVGQSMAILEYLEETHPQPPLLPGDAKGRARVRAIAQTIACDIHPLNNLRVLKYLKHQMGVDEEAKNTWYRHWIQEGLTAVEALLADSDQTGRYCHGDQPGLADLCLVPQLFNARRFGCDESGFPTIVRIDAACAELTAFQQAAPAAQPDSEA, from the coding sequence ATGAAGCTTTATAGTTATTTCCGCAGTTCGGCAGCCTACCGCGTGCGTATCGCGCTGAATCTGAAGGGCATCGCTTACGAGACCGTGCCGGTTCATTTGATGAAAGACGGCGGGCAGCAACTGATGGCCGACTATCGGTCCTTGAATCCCACGGCGCTGGTTCCCACACTGGTCGATGATGACCTTGCCGTGGGCCAGTCGATGGCGATCCTGGAATACCTCGAAGAAACCCATCCCCAGCCGCCGCTGTTGCCCGGCGATGCCAAAGGCCGTGCCCGCGTGCGCGCCATTGCCCAGACCATCGCTTGCGACATTCATCCTCTGAACAATCTGCGCGTGCTCAAGTACCTGAAGCACCAGATGGGCGTCGACGAAGAAGCCAAGAACACATGGTATCGACACTGGATACAGGAGGGCCTGACGGCTGTCGAGGCACTGCTGGCTGACAGCGATCAAACCGGGCGCTACTGCCACGGAGACCAACCCGGCCTGGCTGACTTGTGTCTGGTGCCGCAGCTATTCAATGCGCGTCGCTTCGGCTGCGACGAAAGCGGCTTTCCGACCATAGTGCGCATCGACGCTGCCTGTGCCGAACTGACAGCCTTCCAGCAGGCGGCGCCGGCGGCGCAGCCAGACAGCGAAGCCTAG
- a CDS encoding methyl-accepting chemotaxis protein, whose amino-acid sequence METSNQTGASRTPTDSGWLARQSLSVKLFLATSTVTIVVMVIIAGVMAWQIRANAVVAIDREMSAALQGVDQSLQLVFNSASQRGQELIPVVRRELGGVPVLDGSMMDTDEGGEIPLLIVDDRIINGDTDTLMRINESTGADPAIIVRSGDKWVRAATLLRNAEGALRLGSTIEAHDILARTLDRGEPFSGVVQRNGKWYAMSIDPLKDETGTVYGGLSVRVDVDQQIQQLLTWIDTATVAEFGTLGVLQRAPDGKDWIRIAGSQGKRGANLTAEVSASDLAALQALYAQPKGFAQVTLGQGDDATAQFIAWDTVAGWDWLMYGVGDQHAFLMESYKQLAYQLGLMLIGTLLISLLVGWLAAKTLRPVRQVIDGMERLGQGDLTARIADVPSASKNEIHTLLGNLRRTQQNLSRTIAAVRASVEEINIGSTEIAAGNSDLSSRTEEQAASLQETAASMEQLAATVKQNTDHARQANTLASAASSVAHRGEEVVSEVVNTMQRISGSSGKIGEIVTVIDSIAFQTNILALNAAVEAARAGEQGKGFAVVASEVRSLAQRSAEAAKEIKKLIESSITEVDAGSRQVAGAGDTMKELLTSVQRVTEIVKEISSASEEQSSGIDQVNVAVSQMDEVTQQNAALVEQAAAAAASLQEQARQLAEAVAVFKISANANVVLDMQDSRAQRLGSASRPDEDDQAMNVNLQLASS is encoded by the coding sequence ATGGAGACAAGCAATCAGACGGGCGCATCGCGTACACCCACCGATAGCGGCTGGCTGGCCAGGCAGTCTTTGTCCGTCAAGCTGTTCCTGGCCACGTCGACGGTCACCATCGTCGTCATGGTCATCATCGCCGGGGTCATGGCCTGGCAGATCCGGGCAAATGCGGTCGTAGCGATAGACCGCGAAATGTCGGCCGCCCTGCAGGGGGTGGACCAGTCCTTGCAACTGGTTTTCAATAGCGCAAGCCAGCGTGGGCAAGAGCTCATTCCCGTCGTTCGGCGCGAGCTGGGCGGTGTGCCGGTGCTGGATGGCAGCATGATGGATACCGACGAAGGGGGCGAGATCCCCCTGCTGATCGTCGATGACCGCATCATTAACGGCGATACCGATACCCTGATGCGCATCAACGAAAGCACCGGGGCGGATCCGGCCATTATCGTGCGATCGGGCGACAAATGGGTGCGCGCCGCCACCTTGCTGCGCAATGCGGAAGGCGCCCTCAGGCTGGGCAGCACCATCGAAGCCCACGACATACTGGCGCGTACGCTTGATCGCGGCGAGCCCTTCAGCGGAGTCGTGCAGCGCAACGGCAAGTGGTACGCCATGAGCATCGATCCCCTGAAGGACGAAACCGGCACGGTATACGGTGGCCTGTCTGTTCGGGTTGATGTCGATCAGCAGATTCAGCAGTTGCTTACATGGATAGACACGGCCACCGTAGCCGAGTTCGGTACCTTGGGCGTGCTGCAGCGTGCCCCGGACGGCAAGGACTGGATACGGATCGCCGGGTCACAAGGCAAGCGAGGCGCCAACCTGACGGCCGAGGTGTCCGCCAGCGACTTGGCCGCATTGCAGGCGCTCTACGCCCAGCCCAAAGGCTTCGCGCAAGTCACTCTGGGCCAGGGCGATGACGCCACTGCGCAGTTTATCGCCTGGGATACCGTGGCCGGCTGGGACTGGTTGATGTACGGGGTGGGCGATCAGCATGCGTTCCTGATGGAAAGTTATAAGCAACTGGCTTATCAACTGGGGTTGATGCTCATTGGGACGCTGTTGATTTCCTTGCTGGTGGGCTGGTTGGCGGCGAAAACGCTGCGACCTGTGCGGCAAGTCATCGATGGCATGGAGCGCCTGGGCCAGGGCGACCTGACCGCCCGCATTGCAGACGTACCTTCCGCCAGCAAGAATGAGATCCATACCTTGCTTGGCAATCTGCGCCGTACGCAACAAAACCTCTCACGTACCATAGCGGCGGTGCGCGCCAGCGTAGAGGAAATCAATATCGGCTCTACCGAAATTGCCGCTGGCAACAGCGACCTCTCAAGCCGGACCGAAGAACAAGCCGCCTCATTGCAGGAAACCGCGGCCAGCATGGAACAACTGGCAGCAACCGTCAAACAAAACACGGATCATGCACGCCAAGCCAATACGCTGGCCTCGGCGGCATCCAGCGTGGCGCATCGCGGCGAAGAAGTCGTTTCCGAAGTGGTAAATACCATGCAGCGTATTTCGGGCAGTTCGGGCAAGATAGGCGAGATCGTCACCGTCATAGACAGCATTGCGTTTCAGACCAATATTCTGGCACTGAACGCAGCGGTGGAAGCGGCCCGAGCAGGAGAGCAAGGCAAGGGCTTTGCCGTGGTGGCCTCCGAAGTGCGTTCGCTTGCGCAACGCAGCGCGGAAGCGGCCAAAGAGATCAAGAAACTGATCGAGTCGTCCATAACCGAAGTGGACGCCGGATCGCGTCAGGTAGCCGGCGCGGGCGACACCATGAAAGAGCTGCTCACATCAGTTCAGCGGGTCACCGAGATCGTGAAAGAAATCTCCTCGGCTTCCGAAGAGCAATCCAGCGGCATCGATCAAGTCAATGTCGCCGTATCGCAAATGGACGAGGTCACGCAGCAAAATGCGGCCTTGGTCGAGCAGGCTGCCGCGGCTGCCGCATCGCTTCAGGAACAGGCCCGGCAGTTGGCAGAAGCCGTCGCCGTGTTCAAGATCTCCGCGAATGCCAATGTGGTTCTTGATATGCAGGATTCCCGAGCGCAACGCCTGGGTTCCGCCTCGCGGCCTGATGAAGACGATCAGGCCATGAACGTCAACTTGCAGTTGGCCTCCAGCTGA
- the ispH gene encoding 4-hydroxy-3-methylbut-2-enyl diphosphate reductase, protein MSGQNLPDTLEVVLAEPRGFCAGVDRAIDIVERALELHGAPIYVRHEIVHNRYVVEDLRQKGAIFIDELHQAPAGAIVVFSAHGVARTVREEAASMGLKVFDATCPLVTKVHIEVARMRAAGREIVMIGHKGHPEVEGTLGQADGGMYLVETPDDVAALQVTDPENLAFVTQTTLSVDDAAVVAQALRTRFPSIVEPKKSDICYATQNRQDAVKIMAPQCDLVLVVGSPNSSNSNRLREVAERKGAAAYLIDTPDMIDPQWLAKTKRVGVTAGASAPEVLVEQVIARLKELGAASVRTLDGTPENVSFPLPKELSRKIKEAP, encoded by the coding sequence ATGTCAGGCCAGAACTTGCCCGATACCCTGGAAGTCGTGCTCGCTGAGCCCAGGGGTTTTTGTGCCGGTGTCGACCGCGCCATCGATATTGTCGAGCGCGCTCTTGAACTGCATGGGGCGCCCATCTATGTCCGCCACGAAATCGTCCACAATCGCTATGTCGTGGAGGATCTGCGCCAGAAGGGCGCCATCTTTATTGACGAACTGCACCAGGCGCCTGCCGGTGCCATTGTGGTGTTTTCGGCGCACGGCGTGGCCCGGACGGTGCGCGAAGAGGCCGCCAGCATGGGGCTGAAAGTCTTCGATGCCACGTGTCCCCTGGTTACCAAAGTCCATATCGAGGTCGCGCGGATGCGCGCAGCAGGGCGCGAAATCGTCATGATCGGGCACAAAGGCCACCCGGAGGTTGAGGGTACGCTGGGTCAGGCCGACGGCGGCATGTACCTGGTCGAAACGCCCGACGATGTGGCGGCCTTGCAGGTGACAGACCCCGAAAACCTGGCCTTCGTGACCCAGACCACCTTGTCAGTGGACGATGCGGCGGTGGTGGCCCAGGCCTTGCGTACCCGTTTTCCCAGCATTGTCGAGCCCAAGAAAAGCGATATCTGCTACGCCACACAGAACCGGCAGGATGCAGTCAAGATCATGGCCCCGCAGTGCGATCTGGTATTGGTCGTTGGCAGCCCCAACAGCTCGAACTCCAATCGCTTGCGCGAGGTGGCCGAACGCAAGGGCGCTGCCGCCTATCTTATCGACACCCCCGACATGATCGATCCGCAGTGGCTGGCCAAGACAAAAAGAGTCGGCGTCACGGCGGGGGCCTCGGCGCCTGAAGTCCTTGTAGAGCAAGTTATTGCGCGCTTGAAAGAGCTGGGTGCCGCCTCGGTACGCACCCTGGACGGCACACCAGAAAACGTGTCATTCCCGCTACCCAAGGAGCTCTCACGCAAGATCAAGGAAGCACCATGA